In a genomic window of Micromonospora cremea:
- a CDS encoding nitrate- and nitrite sensing domain-containing protein has translation MLLGRLRIRGKLALLVVIPLLSMVGLAVPVVLDRVAAAQRASDIAERVRLASRVGSLVQDLQQERILSVGFLLGRVERAELVRKTADVDDRVADLRAGGSDALTDQVDHALYGVSSLIDMRTAVLARAASPTQVMDAFGPVNRGMIESLRLSFSVDTDTRPGRQVLALDGLLRADEGLGACATLIVLVKATGSAQASAGYVACMAALQVDNQRFRSLITPEQFAVARLNDVAVAARTSADFQVTSAQDPAGAIRHVPLDVLFPSVRSMIRLGQFVEKKLVADVLAEVTAEQRRALTAAYLVGGAAALILAVVVLLSTAVARTVARPLTRLTRSADRVARVAEAELVRVTDDEAESAQPVRLDPVDIRANDEIGDLARAFDRVQSTAARLVERQVAGRRNVAQMFGHVGRRTQNLVGRQLALIDRLEQQEVDPSRLEHLYRLDHISSRLRRNAGSLVVLSGSAGSDAHTAPVPLADVVRLALGEIEDYTRVEVRVPAGISAAPAVVGDLVLALAELMENATIFSPPHTRVLVAGEASGLGARITVVDRGIGMAEQRLAEENARLTRRERLDLAPTEVLGLFVVGRLARRHGWGVSLAATDGGGVTAQLEIPPAALVLRRADRAGATVARATVPDRDRRSPAALDHSRGARSLTATAAPAGFASDLLSRATRSLESGASWDAFGTGDPAGTGATTTAPAPVDLPVTDAGLPRRPGRGANGGGPGIAGAGVGHPDRTVPGPAPGSPGPSGTPTGPRVRQRVPGASLPAASAPVGPVDATGADPAAARALVEAFQSGVRRAELSAAPGTGHAVGHWSVRTVADPTAGAGPAAADPSVTVDLPATPGGLGPTVADTAGPAGATPGRPRLSRRVPGTNITAAPPPQPPSPHLGDPAEVRDLITEFEAGVARALREVSPDRRNEEGSSR, from the coding sequence ATGCTGCTCGGTAGGCTCCGGATCCGCGGCAAACTCGCCCTGCTCGTGGTGATCCCCCTGCTCAGCATGGTCGGCCTCGCCGTGCCCGTGGTGCTGGACCGGGTGGCCGCGGCGCAACGCGCCAGCGACATCGCCGAGCGGGTGCGGCTCGCCAGCCGGGTCGGCAGCCTCGTGCAGGACCTCCAGCAGGAACGCATCCTCTCGGTCGGTTTCCTGCTCGGCCGGGTGGAACGCGCCGAACTGGTCCGCAAGACCGCGGACGTGGACGACCGGGTCGCCGACCTGCGGGCCGGGGGGAGCGACGCGCTGACCGACCAGGTCGACCACGCCCTGTACGGGGTGTCCAGCCTCATCGACATGCGGACCGCCGTCCTCGCCCGGGCCGCGAGCCCGACGCAGGTGATGGACGCGTTCGGCCCGGTCAACCGAGGAATGATCGAGTCGCTGCGGCTGTCGTTCAGCGTGGACACCGACACCCGGCCGGGCCGCCAGGTGCTCGCCCTGGACGGGCTGCTGCGCGCCGACGAGGGGCTGGGCGCCTGCGCCACCCTGATCGTGCTGGTCAAGGCGACCGGCAGCGCGCAGGCCAGCGCCGGGTACGTGGCGTGCATGGCCGCCCTCCAGGTGGACAACCAGCGCTTCCGCAGTCTGATCACGCCCGAGCAGTTCGCGGTCGCCCGGCTCAACGACGTGGCCGTGGCCGCCCGTACCAGCGCGGACTTCCAGGTCACCAGCGCCCAGGACCCGGCCGGTGCGATCCGCCACGTTCCACTTGACGTGCTCTTCCCGTCCGTCCGCTCGATGATCCGGCTCGGCCAGTTCGTGGAGAAGAAGCTGGTCGCCGACGTACTCGCCGAGGTGACCGCCGAGCAGCGGCGGGCGCTGACCGCCGCGTACCTCGTCGGAGGCGCCGCGGCGCTGATCCTGGCGGTGGTGGTGCTGCTCAGCACGGCCGTCGCCCGTACGGTGGCCCGGCCGCTGACCCGGCTCACCCGCTCCGCCGACCGGGTCGCCCGGGTCGCCGAGGCGGAGCTGGTCCGGGTCACCGACGACGAGGCGGAGAGCGCCCAGCCGGTCCGGCTGGATCCGGTGGACATCCGGGCCAACGACGAGATCGGCGACCTGGCCCGGGCCTTCGACCGGGTACAGAGCACCGCGGCCCGGCTGGTCGAGCGGCAGGTCGCCGGTCGGCGCAACGTGGCGCAGATGTTCGGTCACGTCGGGCGGCGCACCCAGAACCTGGTGGGCCGGCAGCTCGCGCTGATCGACCGGCTGGAGCAGCAGGAGGTCGACCCGAGCCGGCTGGAGCACCTGTACCGGCTCGACCACATCTCCAGCCGGCTGCGGCGCAACGCCGGCAGCCTGGTGGTGCTCTCCGGGTCGGCCGGGTCGGACGCGCACACCGCGCCGGTGCCGCTGGCCGACGTGGTCCGGCTGGCCCTCGGCGAGATCGAGGATTACACCCGGGTTGAGGTGCGGGTGCCGGCAGGCATCTCGGCCGCGCCGGCCGTGGTCGGCGACCTCGTCCTGGCGCTGGCCGAGCTGATGGAGAACGCCACCATCTTCTCCCCGCCGCACACCCGGGTGCTGGTGGCCGGTGAGGCGTCCGGGCTCGGTGCCCGGATCACGGTGGTGGACCGCGGCATCGGGATGGCCGAGCAACGGCTGGCCGAGGAGAACGCACGGCTCACCCGCCGGGAGCGGCTCGACCTGGCACCGACCGAGGTGCTCGGGCTCTTCGTGGTGGGCCGGTTGGCCCGCCGCCACGGCTGGGGGGTGAGCCTGGCCGCCACCGACGGCGGCGGGGTGACCGCCCAGTTGGAGATCCCACCGGCAGCGCTGGTGCTACGCCGGGCCGACCGGGCCGGGGCCACCGTCGCCCGGGCCACCGTGCCGGACCGTGATCGGCGCTCGCCGGCCGCGCTCGATCACAGCCGGGGCGCACGATCGCTCACGGCCACCGCGGCGCCCGCCGGCTTCGCCTCGGACCTGCTCAGCCGGGCCACCCGCAGCCTGGAGTCCGGTGCGTCCTGGGACGCGTTCGGCACCGGGGACCCGGCCGGCACCGGTGCCACCACGACGGCGCCCGCACCGGTCGACCTCCCGGTCACCGACGCGGGCCTGCCCCGACGACCGGGGCGCGGGGCGAACGGTGGCGGCCCGGGCATCGCCGGCGCCGGCGTCGGCCACCCGGACCGCACCGTGCCGGGGCCTGCCCCGGGAAGCCCGGGACCATCGGGTACGCCGACCGGCCCCCGGGTCCGGCAGAGGGTGCCCGGCGCCAGCCTGCCCGCCGCTTCCGCGCCGGTCGGGCCGGTGGACGCCACCGGCGCCGACCCGGCCGCCGCCCGCGCGCTCGTCGAGGCGTTCCAGTCCGGCGTACGACGGGCCGAGCTGAGTGCCGCCCCGGGTACCGGTCACGCCGTCGGGCACTGGTCGGTGCGGACCGTCGCCGACCCGACAGCCGGTGCCGGGCCTGCGGCGGCGGACCCGAGCGTGACGGTCGACCTGCCCGCCACTCCGGGTGGTCTCGGCCCCACGGTGGCCGACACCGCCGGCCCGGCCGGGGCGACGCCGGGCCGGCCCCGGCTGAGCCGGCGGGTCCCCGGGACGAACATCACCGCCGCCCCGCCCCCTCAGCCGCCCAGCCCACATCTCGGCGACCCGGCCGAGGTCCGCGATCTCATCACCGAATTCGAGGCGGGCGTCGCCCGCGCCCTCCGCGAAGTCAGCCCAGACCGCCGGAACGAAGAAGGATCATCACGGTGA
- a CDS encoding SMP-30/gluconolactonase/LRE family protein, with the protein MRKLLSLLFVPLVAAATLTTVGAPATAHPAKPFPARIALPNGFTPEGLTIGRGTTVYVTSILDGAVWRGDLRTGRGSVLIPAVPGKDKAGLKLDPQGRLWTADFSGGGASVYDAETGAQLAHYQFTDEPGSYVNDLVITKRAVYFTDSGRQVLYVVPLGHGGRLPAATAFRVLPLSGPAATLDAYHNGIVALPDGDLLVAQMLPGRLVRIDPRTGGSRLVDLGGYSVERADGLVLRGHTLYVIRNLTNVIAVVRMNSGYTAGVVQREITGPQLRSPATGDLLGSALYVVNGRFDVESTPDTDYDIVRVPA; encoded by the coding sequence TTGCGCAAGCTGCTCTCGCTTCTCTTCGTTCCCCTGGTGGCGGCGGCCACCCTCACCACGGTCGGTGCACCGGCAACCGCCCATCCGGCAAAGCCGTTTCCGGCCCGGATCGCCCTGCCCAACGGGTTCACCCCCGAGGGTTTGACGATCGGCCGGGGCACCACCGTGTACGTGACCTCCATTTTGGACGGAGCGGTGTGGCGCGGTGACTTACGTACCGGGCGTGGTTCGGTGCTGATCCCGGCCGTGCCGGGCAAGGACAAGGCCGGCCTGAAGCTCGACCCGCAGGGCCGGCTGTGGACCGCCGACTTCTCCGGTGGCGGCGCCAGCGTCTACGACGCCGAGACCGGCGCCCAACTGGCCCACTACCAGTTCACCGACGAGCCGGGCAGCTACGTCAACGACCTCGTGATCACCAAGCGCGCGGTCTACTTCACCGACTCGGGCCGGCAGGTGCTGTACGTGGTGCCGCTGGGCCACGGTGGCCGGCTGCCAGCCGCCACGGCCTTCCGGGTGCTGCCGCTCAGCGGACCGGCTGCGACGCTGGACGCCTACCACAACGGGATCGTGGCACTGCCCGACGGCGACCTGCTGGTCGCACAGATGCTGCCCGGCCGGCTGGTACGCATCGACCCGCGCACCGGCGGCAGCCGCCTCGTCGACCTCGGTGGCTACTCCGTGGAGCGGGCCGACGGTCTGGTGCTGCGCGGCCACACCCTCTACGTGATCCGCAACCTCACCAATGTCATCGCGGTGGTCCGGATGAACAGCGGCTACACCGCCGGGGTGGTGCAGCGGGAGATCACCGGCCCGCAGCTGCGGTCGCCGGCCACCGGTGACCTGCTCGGCTCGGCGTTGTACGTGGTGAACGGTCGCTTCGACGTGGAGTCCACGCCGGACACCGACTACGACATCGTCCGCGTGCCGGCCTGA
- the gvpJ gene encoding gas vesicle protein GvpJ: protein MSVATSGAQAGSALERGGSSSGLADVVETVLDKGVVIDAQVSVAVVGIQLLEINARIVVASVETYLRFAEAVDRLDITPKKQKGLPDLVGGASGAVGAGKAAAGLGKTVGAIGGAVKDAVGELGSDRDRDRPRPRRRRDEER from the coding sequence ATGAGCGTCGCGACGAGCGGTGCCCAGGCCGGCAGCGCCTTGGAGCGAGGTGGCTCGTCCTCCGGGCTGGCCGACGTCGTGGAGACCGTGCTGGACAAGGGCGTGGTGATCGACGCCCAGGTTTCGGTCGCCGTGGTCGGCATCCAACTTCTGGAGATCAACGCCCGGATCGTCGTCGCCAGCGTCGAAACGTACCTGCGGTTCGCTGAGGCGGTGGATCGGCTCGACATCACGCCCAAGAAGCAGAAGGGGCTCCCGGACCTGGTCGGCGGCGCCTCGGGAGCCGTTGGCGCCGGCAAGGCCGCCGCCGGTCTCGGCAAGACCGTCGGGGCGATCGGTGGTGCGGTGAAGGACGCGGTCGGCGAGCTCGGCTCGGACCGGGACCGGGACCGGCCTCGACCGCGCCGACGGCGGGACGAGGAGCGCTGA
- a CDS encoding GTP-binding protein, with product MDSVRSPEWPVAPLGGLAGNSATARYGTSPGIGGPALGRTGPPPTAPPPPYGLPTGTGSTPPPAHRPPAAPPVPVKILIAGGFGVGKTTTVGAISEIAPLTTEAEMTSAGIGVDDPGARSTKTTTTVAMDFGCVTIERSLKLYLFGTPGQARFGFMWEDLARGALGALVVVDSARLDDCFPAIDFFERAGLPFVVGVNAFDGRLALELGEIRWALAIGDHVPLVQFDARDRLSVRDALLVVLDRALDRATRDRRA from the coding sequence ATGGACTCCGTGCGATCTCCTGAATGGCCGGTCGCCCCGCTCGGGGGACTCGCCGGCAACAGCGCCACCGCCCGCTACGGCACCTCGCCGGGCATCGGCGGCCCCGCGCTCGGGCGCACCGGCCCGCCACCGACCGCGCCACCTCCGCCGTACGGGCTGCCGACCGGCACCGGGTCGACGCCACCACCGGCCCACCGGCCGCCGGCCGCGCCACCCGTCCCGGTCAAGATCCTGATTGCCGGCGGGTTCGGGGTGGGCAAGACCACCACGGTCGGGGCGATCTCCGAGATCGCGCCATTGACCACCGAGGCCGAGATGACCAGCGCCGGAATCGGCGTGGACGACCCGGGCGCCCGGTCGACCAAGACCACCACCACGGTGGCAATGGACTTCGGTTGCGTGACCATCGAACGAAGCCTGAAGCTGTACCTGTTCGGCACTCCGGGGCAGGCCCGGTTCGGCTTCATGTGGGAGGACCTCGCGCGGGGCGCGCTCGGCGCGCTGGTCGTGGTCGACAGCGCCCGGCTGGACGACTGCTTCCCGGCGATCGACTTCTTCGAGCGGGCCGGTCTGCCGTTCGTGGTCGGGGTCAACGCCTTCGACGGGCGGCTGGCCCTGGAGCTGGGTGAGATCCGGTGGGCGCTGGCCATCGGGGACCATGTACCCCTGGTGCAGTTCGACGCCCGGGACCGGCTCTCGGTGCGGGACGCCCTGCTGGTCGTCCTGGATCGTGCGCTGGACCGGGCCACCCGGGACAGGAGGGCCTGA
- a CDS encoding gas vesicle protein codes for MAIQGDERARRREPESGDADQYDEEEYVEPVSAAEAAREGLRQVVELTGRDPVGTTSLQATDDGWLIGVEVVEDHRIPASTDLLGLYEVELDIEGGLLGYRRVRRYQRGKGEVG; via the coding sequence GTGGCAATCCAAGGCGACGAACGCGCCCGCCGGCGGGAGCCGGAGAGCGGCGACGCAGACCAGTACGACGAGGAGGAGTACGTCGAGCCGGTGTCGGCCGCGGAGGCGGCCCGGGAAGGACTGCGCCAGGTCGTCGAGCTGACCGGTCGGGACCCGGTCGGGACCACCTCGCTTCAGGCCACCGACGACGGCTGGCTGATCGGGGTCGAGGTGGTCGAGGACCACCGGATTCCCGCCTCGACCGATCTGCTCGGCCTCTACGAGGTCGAACTCGACATCGAGGGGGGACTGCTGGGCTACCGGCGGGTGCGTCGCTACCAGCGCGGAAAGGGCGAGGTGGGCTGA
- a CDS encoding gas vesicle protein, translated as MTRPQAPSVVQNSGQVLPAGHEPANLGDILERVLDRGIVIAGDIRVSLLDIELLTLKLRLVIASVDTARQIGIDWWEHDPWLSSRARPPVEPGPRDPEQVEAERRPRVAARARRRDAELEEWNEFDG; from the coding sequence ATGACCAGACCGCAGGCTCCGTCGGTCGTGCAGAACTCCGGCCAGGTTCTGCCCGCCGGCCACGAGCCGGCCAACCTGGGCGACATCCTGGAGCGGGTCCTCGACCGGGGCATCGTGATCGCCGGTGACATCCGGGTCAGCCTGCTCGACATCGAGCTGCTGACGCTGAAACTGCGGCTGGTCATCGCGTCGGTCGACACCGCGCGGCAGATCGGCATCGACTGGTGGGAGCACGACCCGTGGCTCAGCTCGCGGGCCCGGCCCCCGGTGGAGCCGGGACCGCGTGACCCGGAGCAGGTCGAGGCGGAGCGCCGGCCCCGGGTGGCGGCCCGGGCGCGTCGCCGGGACGCCGAACTGGAGGAGTGGAATGAGTTCGACGGCTGA
- a CDS encoding DUF742 domain-containing protein yields MTRDVAGGDPDPRPGARIRPYLRTAPSTEVGGSAVPAPDAGDGWPAGPRPFVLTSGRVAGADPAIGLETQVTVRPDNGPWTAPPAVPLAPELQAIIALCAEPISVAELSARSRLHFGVTRVLVGDLRAAGHLDVHVTDADHAFDPDLILRVIDGLRAIS; encoded by the coding sequence ATGACCCGCGACGTCGCCGGCGGGGATCCGGATCCGAGGCCCGGGGCCCGGATCCGTCCCTACCTGCGTACGGCGCCCTCGACCGAGGTCGGGGGGTCGGCGGTACCGGCGCCGGACGCGGGTGATGGCTGGCCCGCCGGTCCCCGGCCGTTCGTGCTCACCTCCGGAAGGGTGGCGGGCGCGGACCCGGCGATCGGGCTGGAGACGCAGGTGACCGTCCGTCCGGACAACGGCCCGTGGACCGCTCCGCCGGCCGTTCCGCTGGCACCGGAGCTCCAGGCGATCATCGCGCTCTGCGCCGAGCCGATCTCGGTGGCCGAGCTCTCGGCCCGTTCCCGGCTGCACTTCGGCGTGACCCGGGTCCTGGTCGGCGACCTGCGTGCCGCCGGGCACCTGGATGTGCACGTCACCGACGCCGACCACGCCTTCGACCCCGACCTCATCCTCCGAGTGATTGATGGACTCCGTGCGATCTCCTGA
- a CDS encoding gas vesicle protein K, whose amino-acid sequence MTGRDEATELAAALGAESWRPPRVTPLDRRIAVDRDSVERGLASLVLTIVELLRQLMERQALRRVDLGDLTEEQIERIGVTLMALEEQMVGLREHFGLAPEDLNLDLGPLGPLLPTD is encoded by the coding sequence ATGACCGGGCGGGACGAGGCGACGGAGCTGGCCGCTGCGCTGGGCGCGGAGTCGTGGCGGCCGCCCCGGGTCACCCCGCTGGACCGCCGGATCGCGGTGGACCGCGACTCGGTCGAGCGAGGGCTGGCCAGCCTGGTGCTCACGATCGTGGAGTTGCTGCGGCAGTTGATGGAGCGGCAGGCGCTGCGCCGGGTCGACCTCGGTGACCTGACCGAGGAGCAGATCGAGCGGATCGGGGTGACGCTGATGGCGCTGGAGGAGCAGATGGTCGGGCTGCGCGAGCACTTCGGCCTGGCACCCGAGGACCTCAATCTGGACCTCGGCCCACTCGGTCCGCTGCTCCCCACCGACTGA
- a CDS encoding roadblock/LC7 domain-containing protein, with translation MTSPFLHDNVDHQSQSGAAGDLSPEARTFNWLLDSFTSSTAGVLEAIAVSSDGLLMAMSAIKDRSNAERLAAVVSGMTSLAGGAASWYALGGLNRVIVDMADGYLLISAISSGSVLGVVADRSANLGTVAYEMTLFAGRAGGALTPRLIVELKNAVQQ, from the coding sequence GTGACCAGCCCCTTTCTGCACGACAACGTCGACCACCAGAGCCAGTCCGGCGCCGCCGGGGACCTCAGCCCGGAGGCCCGCACGTTCAACTGGCTGCTGGACTCCTTCACCTCCAGCACGGCCGGGGTGCTGGAGGCGATAGCGGTCTCCTCGGACGGCCTGCTGATGGCCATGTCGGCGATCAAGGACCGGTCCAACGCGGAGCGGCTGGCCGCCGTGGTCTCCGGCATGACCAGCCTCGCCGGCGGGGCGGCCAGTTGGTACGCCCTCGGCGGCCTCAACCGGGTCATCGTCGACATGGCCGACGGTTACCTGCTGATCAGCGCGATCAGCAGCGGATCCGTGCTCGGCGTGGTCGCGGACCGGTCGGCGAACCTGGGCACCGTCGCGTACGAGATGACGCTCTTCGCCGGGCGGGCCGGTGGCGCCCTCACGCCGCGGCTGATCGTCGAGCTGAAGAACGCCGTCCAGCAATGA
- a CDS encoding GvpL/GvpF family gas vesicle protein, with protein sequence MADEIGLFVYGIVPSDVEPTPDAVGVGDPPGEVDVVRQGRLAALVSEVGLEEALGRPADLTAYQQLLDGTAAVAPVLPVRFGTVVTGPDAVADLLDAHHDRFAAALDELEDRIQYTVHGRYDEQELIAEILAGSPAAADLADQVRGLSEAATREQRIRLGEMISQAVELRREAESRQLIDTLVPLSVSNAPRPPSNELDAVNAAFLVDVDREEEFVEAVEEFAEQRRDVIRMRLLGPLAPYDFVSAHQLVE encoded by the coding sequence ATGGCCGACGAGATCGGGCTCTTCGTCTACGGCATCGTCCCCTCCGACGTGGAGCCGACCCCGGATGCCGTCGGTGTCGGCGACCCGCCGGGCGAGGTGGACGTGGTCCGGCAGGGCCGGCTCGCCGCGCTGGTCAGCGAGGTTGGGCTGGAGGAAGCGTTGGGCCGGCCGGCGGACCTGACCGCGTACCAGCAACTGCTGGACGGGACGGCGGCAGTGGCGCCGGTGCTCCCGGTGCGGTTCGGCACGGTCGTCACCGGGCCGGACGCGGTGGCCGACCTGCTCGACGCGCACCATGACCGGTTCGCGGCGGCGCTCGACGAGTTGGAGGATCGGATCCAGTACACGGTGCACGGCCGCTACGACGAGCAGGAGTTGATCGCCGAGATTCTCGCCGGGAGCCCGGCCGCCGCGGACCTCGCCGACCAGGTGCGGGGACTGTCCGAGGCGGCCACCCGGGAGCAGCGGATCCGACTTGGCGAGATGATCAGCCAGGCGGTTGAGCTGCGCCGGGAGGCGGAGAGCCGGCAGCTGATCGACACGCTCGTTCCGCTGTCGGTTTCGAACGCACCGCGCCCGCCGAGCAACGAACTGGACGCGGTGAACGCCGCCTTCCTGGTCGACGTCGACCGCGAGGAGGAGTTCGTCGAGGCGGTGGAGGAGTTCGCCGAGCAGCGGCGGGACGTGATCCGAATGCGGTTGCTCGGGCCGCTCGCCCCGTACGACTTCGTCAGCGCGCATCAGCTGGTGGAGTGA
- a CDS encoding gas vesicle protein, protein MTTALAPSSADDPLAYRPVALVDLLDRVLATGVVISGDLTLAIADVDLVRISLRALVASVGALAPPEDAG, encoded by the coding sequence GTGACCACCGCGCTCGCGCCGAGCAGCGCGGACGATCCGCTGGCCTACCGGCCGGTGGCCCTGGTGGACCTGCTCGACAGGGTGCTCGCCACCGGGGTCGTGATCAGCGGCGACCTCACCCTGGCCATCGCCGACGTGGACCTCGTCCGGATCTCGCTGCGCGCGCTGGTCGCCTCGGTCGGCGCGCTGGCCCCGCCGGAGGACGCCGGATGA
- a CDS encoding GvpL/GvpF family gas vesicle protein — protein sequence MSSTAEVAADRPAPTAGAWLHGVVRDADPAALAAIAGMDGAPVRAVSASGLVAVVSTAPLDEYGEQPLRRNLEDLAWLERAARAHHGVVEALARRGPVVPARLATVHTDDERVAGSLAACRGELVATLDRLTGRGEWGVKGFLVPGAARTSAEPVGAGGVGTAYLRRRRAQLTAREEGQQAASAAADTVHAALCELAVAGRRHAPQDRRLSGASTPMVLNGAYLVDLAALPGFTDLVAALGSRHPEIRLELTGPWPAYSFVTERPEPAHTVREPW from the coding sequence ATGAGTTCGACGGCTGAGGTAGCCGCTGACCGGCCCGCCCCGACGGCCGGGGCCTGGCTGCACGGCGTGGTCCGGGACGCCGATCCGGCGGCGCTGGCGGCGATCGCCGGGATGGACGGCGCCCCGGTCCGGGCGGTGTCCGCCTCCGGCCTGGTCGCCGTGGTCAGCACCGCGCCGCTGGACGAGTACGGCGAGCAGCCGCTGCGCCGCAACCTGGAGGACCTGGCGTGGTTGGAGCGGGCGGCCCGGGCGCACCACGGCGTGGTCGAGGCGCTGGCCCGTCGGGGACCGGTGGTGCCGGCCCGGCTCGCCACCGTGCACACCGACGACGAGCGGGTGGCCGGGTCCCTCGCCGCGTGCCGGGGCGAGCTGGTCGCCACCCTGGACCGCCTCACCGGACGCGGCGAGTGGGGCGTGAAGGGCTTCCTGGTGCCGGGCGCGGCCCGTACGAGCGCCGAGCCGGTCGGGGCGGGCGGCGTGGGGACGGCGTACCTGCGGCGGCGCCGGGCACAGTTGACCGCCCGGGAGGAGGGCCAGCAGGCGGCGAGCGCGGCGGCGGACACGGTGCACGCCGCGTTGTGCGAGCTGGCCGTGGCCGGCCGGCGGCACGCGCCGCAGGACCGGCGGCTCTCCGGGGCGTCCACCCCGATGGTGCTCAACGGGGCGTACCTGGTGGACCTCGCGGCGCTGCCCGGCTTCACCGACCTGGTCGCCGCGTTGGGCAGCCGGCATCCGGAGATCCGGCTGGAGCTGACCGGGCCGTGGCCGGCGTACTCCTTCGTCACGGAACGGCCGGAGCCGGCGCACACCGTACGGGAGCCCTGGTGA
- a CDS encoding gas vesicle protein GvpG, whose product MDILWGLLTLPYAPMRGLTAVVKVIAREAEAQRYDPANIRRELEELDAAAAAGDITSQERDLRQQQVLDRLTGTGGGAARSAAPDAGRAGNRPARARRLRETGQRRRADRPGDPDRRRGR is encoded by the coding sequence ATGGACATCCTCTGGGGGCTGCTGACGCTGCCGTACGCCCCGATGCGAGGGCTGACCGCGGTGGTGAAGGTGATCGCGCGGGAGGCGGAGGCACAGCGGTACGACCCGGCCAACATTCGGCGTGAGCTGGAGGAGTTGGACGCGGCGGCGGCCGCTGGCGACATCACCTCGCAGGAGCGTGACCTGAGACAGCAGCAGGTCCTGGACCGGTTGACCGGCACGGGTGGCGGCGCCGCTCGTAGTGCTGCCCCGGACGCGGGCCGGGCGGGGAACCGCCCGGCCCGCGCCCGGAGGCTGCGGGAGACCGGCCAGCGACGGCGTGCGGACCGGCCGGGTGACCCGGACCGGCGGCGGGGAAGGTGA
- a CDS encoding SRPBCC family protein, whose amino-acid sequence MAGNTNPGGLGDKLRGQLADEVRNLAEAIGERAMTVVNERITGATGRLSEYARQGGGPGLIAAATGAQKLAEGHSPVKAMVHAGMAGGKEKVMSALGRVSGKGGGKGGKKLKVTNIVETIEVGVPVRAAYNQWTQFGDFPSFMKKVEQAENDSDEKMTWKARVFWSHRTWESTIVRQVPDGLIHWRSKGEKGSVDGTVSFHEITPDLTRILVVLEYHPQGLFEHTGNLWRAQGRRARLELKHFVRHVMTQTALDPDSVEGWRGEIRDSQVVKDHETALREEQEQREQQEQRGREGPAPEEQEEPEQERRARQPERGRRRPPERRRPPEQEYDEYEDEYDEEYEDEEPEEEQPPPRRRAPERARRSQPRDEPQRPSPAARRAPEAPRRPVVRRRREERGE is encoded by the coding sequence ATGGCGGGAAACACCAACCCGGGCGGACTTGGTGACAAGCTCCGCGGCCAGTTGGCCGACGAGGTTCGCAACCTGGCCGAGGCGATCGGCGAGCGGGCGATGACGGTGGTGAACGAGCGGATCACCGGCGCGACCGGCCGGCTCAGTGAGTACGCGCGCCAGGGCGGCGGACCCGGTCTGATCGCCGCCGCGACCGGCGCGCAGAAGCTCGCCGAGGGTCACTCACCGGTGAAGGCGATGGTTCATGCCGGGATGGCCGGCGGTAAGGAGAAGGTGATGTCGGCTCTGGGCCGCGTTAGCGGAAAGGGCGGCGGCAAGGGCGGCAAGAAGCTGAAGGTCACCAACATCGTCGAGACGATCGAGGTCGGCGTGCCGGTGCGGGCCGCGTACAACCAGTGGACGCAGTTCGGCGACTTCCCGAGCTTCATGAAGAAGGTCGAGCAGGCCGAGAACGACTCCGACGAGAAGATGACCTGGAAGGCGCGGGTCTTCTGGTCGCATCGCACCTGGGAGTCCACCATCGTCCGGCAGGTGCCGGACGGGCTCATCCACTGGCGGTCCAAGGGTGAGAAGGGCTCGGTCGACGGCACCGTCAGCTTCCACGAGATCACCCCCGACCTGACCCGCATCCTGGTGGTGCTGGAGTACCACCCGCAGGGGCTCTTCGAGCACACCGGCAACCTCTGGCGGGCCCAGGGCCGCCGGGCGCGGCTGGAGTTGAAGCACTTCGTCCGGCACGTGATGACCCAGACCGCGCTCGACCCCGACTCGGTCGAAGGCTGGCGCGGCGAGATCCGCGACTCCCAGGTGGTCAAGGACCACGAGACCGCCCTGCGCGAGGAGCAGGAACAGCGCGAGCAGCAGGAACAGCGGGGGCGGGAAGGGCCGGCGCCGGAGGAGCAGGAGGAGCCCGAGCAGGAGCGGCGCGCCCGCCAGCCCGAGCGGGGCCGCCGCCGGCCGCCGGAACGGCGTCGCCCTCCGGAGCAGGAGTACGACGAGTACGAGGACGAGTACGACGAGGAGTACGAGGACGAGGAGCCGGAGGAGGAACAGCCGCCGCCGCGTCGTCGGGCACCCGAGCGCGCCCGTCGTTCGCAGCCGCGCGATGAGCCGCAGCGTCCAAGCCCGGCCGCCCGGCGTGCCCCGGAGGCGCCTCGGCGCCCGGTGGTCCGCCGTCGGCGAGAGGAGCGGGGCGAATGA